In one Cydia splendana unplaced genomic scaffold, ilCydSple1.2 scaffold_153_ctg1, whole genome shotgun sequence genomic region, the following are encoded:
- the LOC134805538 gene encoding uncharacterized protein LOC134805538: MGEGVAPATARPSLSRGYKTIGHAAACALAGTIPWELDARLLAERYNQRTELRIADERLAPRELEARLDAEKKRARDRWKSQLEDEPYGTYTIAALLTSFDSWLDRKSGTLTYRQVQVMTGHGCFGHYLYTIRREPSPVCHHCGYDDDTAYHTMVECPTWAPERWELEMALNVDDLSLHNIVARILVSERSWAAFHNFSEKVMRKKEEAERAREDRADAHPLRQRRRGVRRRQFVNALIPQ, from the exons ATGGGGGAGGGAGTCGCTCCAGCTACCGCCCGTCCGAGCCTCTCCAG AGGGTACAAGACAATAGGGCACGCAGCCGCTTGCGCCCTCGCCGGCACCATACCGTGGGAGCTTGACGCCCGACTCCTGGCCGAGAGGTACAACCAGCGGACGGAGTTACGCATCGCCGATGAGCGTCTGGCTCCCAGGGAGTTGGAGGCTCGGCTTGATGCGGAAAAGAAGAGAGCGAGGGATCGTTGGAAAAGCCAGCTGGAGGACGAGCCCTATGGTACGTATACCATAGCGGCGCTCCTCACATCTTTTGACAGCTGGCTAGACCGAAAAAGTGGTACTCTTACGTATAGACAAGTGCAGGTAATGACTGGACACGGCTGCTTCGGTCATTACCTGTACACAATAAGGAGGGAACCTTCGCCGGTTTGTCACCATTGCGGGTACGATGATGACACTGCTTATCACACGATGGTGGAATGCCCAACCTGGGCTCCTGAGAGATGGGAGCTGGAAATGGCCCTGAACGTGGATGATCTCTCGCTGCACAATATAGTAGCAAGAATCCTAGTCAGCGAGAGATCCTGGGCGGCGTTCCATAACTTTTCCGAAAAAGTAATGAGAAAGAAGGAAGAAGCGGAGCGGGCGCGCGAGGACAGAGCCGATGCGCATCCGCTACGACAAAGACGGAGGGGAGTCAGGCGGCGGCAATTCGTCAATGCCTTGATTCCCCAGTAG
- the LOC134805537 gene encoding uncharacterized protein LOC134805537, translating to ACALAGTIPWELDARLLAERYNQRTELRIADERLAPRELEARLDAEKKRARDRWKSQLEDEPYGTYTIAALLTSFDSWLDRKSGTLTYRQVQVMTGHGCFGHYLYTIRREPSPVCHHCGYDDDTAYHTMVECPTWAPERWELEMALNVDDLSLHNIVARILVSERSWAAFHNFSEKVMRKKEEAERAREDRADAHPLRQRRRGVRRRQFVNALIPQ from the coding sequence CCGCTTGCGCCCTCGCCGGCACCATACCGTGGGAGCTTGACGCCCGACTCCTGGCCGAGAGGTACAACCAGCGGACGGAGTTACGCATCGCCGATGAGCGTCTGGCTCCCAGGGAGTTGGAGGCTCGGCTTGATGCGGAAAAGAAGAGAGCGAGGGATCGTTGGAAAAGCCAGCTGGAGGACGAGCCCTATGGTACGTATACCATAGCGGCGCTCCTCACATCTTTTGACAGCTGGCTAGACCGAAAAAGTGGTACTCTTACGTATAGACAAGTGCAGGTAATGACTGGACACGGCTGCTTCGGTCATTACCTGTACACAATAAGGAGGGAACCTTCGCCGGTTTGTCACCATTGCGGGTACGATGATGACACTGCTTATCACACGATGGTGGAATGCCCAACCTGGGCTCCTGAGAGATGGGAGCTGGAAATGGCCCTGAACGTGGATGATCTCTCGCTGCACAATATAGTAGCAAGAATCCTAGTCAGCGAGAGATCCTGGGCGGCGTTCCATAACTTTTCCGAAAAAGTAATGAGAAAGAAGGAAGAAGCGGAGCGGGCGCGCGAGGACAGAGCCGATGCGCATCCGCTACGACAAAGACGGAGGGGAGTCAGGCGGCGGCAATTCGTCAATGCCTTGATTCCCCAGTAG
- the LOC134805540 gene encoding uncharacterized protein LOC134805540: MGTNMVSQRDVMPEMSNDLDDSGRGYIGGGDVSPTPTLGRLWADVDEEVNLSEMSPDDGDNLKEADREGSGSGAKTLNRKGKGEKRVRARSVSEEEAPERKLGTSHRGRGKGHYTGLGAARAKLQQAQQEEYETDADMDTNHSPKPRRSTGRRSRSPVCMNLTRDVFDTPGDRIKAYAQDIMKDAGKSKNLKGAIWGSINSACKELMDIADALGESDVVRSLKADNQRMRKELEHLRLETKALRTAFSERNLTKEPTMGRNDDMSALLQDMGTLMDTRLGEFKREIFVSLGEMVNARLERVEGRLPPEPILRPPLASDRRVLLDLEVTGHQDFEPSAPRPKKRNKGASQSVSQMASSQTSGGASRVAELTQLLPSPVGQVKTRPVPAPRAKKSQEAVPAARAPRGVARPSVPPPAPPQDSWTTVVKKNKGKGKGSAPPQSQQQQTPTRGTALKKTTAPKLVAPNMAAVVVALKPEAQTDYRTVMEKATTLKLAELGVDHLKVRKSATGARIIEVPGAQSSQAADNLADRLRDLIGDVADVYRPVKKAEIKISGFNESVTPEIIKKEVAARGNCKEEQVMVGAIRMAANGSGSVIIRCPLTTAKVVVTAGRIVLGWSAARVEALEQLPLRCYRCMGTGHTRPLCPSPVDRGNWCYRCSKPGHMSKDCTALAPWCAVCHHAGLKAGHVMGGQACTPPPVRGKEACTAGPGAAAAAASPNVPENRTEQQLMDI, encoded by the coding sequence ATGGGGACCAATATGGTGTCCCAAAGGGACGTGATGCCAGAAATGAGCAATGATTTGGACGATTCTGGGAGGGGGTACATTGGCGGGGGGGATGTCTCCCCAACCCCTACTTTGGGGAGATTGTGGGCGGATGTCGATGAGGAAGTAAACCTCTCGGAGATGTCTCCTGACGATGGAGACAATCTCAAGGAGGCTGATAGGGAGGGTTCAGGAAGTGGTGCGAAGACCTTGAACCGGAAAGGAAAAGGGGAAAAAAGGGTAAGAGCCCGCTCAGTCAGCGAGGAAGAGGCCCCGGAACGCAAACTGGGCACTTCCCACCGTGGCCGTGGCAAAGGTCATTATACTGGGCTTGGCGCCGCTAGAGCCAAACTGCAGCAGGCGCAACAGGAAGAATATGAGACAGATGCTGATATGGATACCAACCACAGTCCCAAACCAAGACGGAGCACGGGCAGGCGGTCGCGTAGCCCAGTATGCATGAATTTAACACGAGATGTGTTCGATACTCCTGGTGATCGCATCAAGGCCTATGCCCAGGATATTATGAAGGATGCCGGTAAGAGCAAGAATCTCAAGGGTGCGATATGGGGCAGTATTAACTCTGCGTGCAAAGAGTTAATGGATATTGCAGACGCACTTGGGGAGTCAGATGTTGTCCGCTCCCTTAAAGCAGACAACCAAAGGATGCGGAAGGAGTTGGAACATCTCCGACTCGAAACGAAGGCACTGCGCACGGCTTTTTCGGAGCGCAATCTGACGAAGGAACCAACGATGGGGAGGAATGACGATATGTCCGCCCTCCTTCAAGATATGGGCACTCTCATGGACACTCGTCTAGGGGAATTCAAGCGCGAAATCTTCGTGTCTTTGGGAGAGATGGTCAATGCCCGCCTCGAGAGGGTGGAGGGACGCCTACCACCAGAGCCCATCCTCCGGCCGCCGCTGGCTTCCGACAGGAGGGTGCTCCTAGACCTGGAAGTGACGGGACACCAAGATTTTGAGCCTAGCGCCCCAAGGCCGAAAAAGAGAAATAAGGGGGCATCTCAGTCGGTCTCCCAAATGGCGTCTAGTCAAACATCAGGGGGGGCGTCCAGAGTGGCTGAATTGACCCAGCTGCTGCCGTCTCCAGTTGGGCAGGTCAAAACCAGGCCTGTACCTGCACCAAGGGCCAAAAAATCCCAGGAGGCGGTCCCTGCTGCCAGGGCGCCAAGGGGAGTGGCTCGGCCGAGTGTGCCACCGCCTGCACCCCCACAGGATAGTTGGACTACGGTGGTCAAGAAGAACAAGGGCAAGGGCAAGGGTTCTGCCCCGCCCCAGTCCCAACAGCAGCAGACTCCGACCAGGGGCACAGCCCTGAAAAAGACGACGGCCCCGAAACTAGTGGCCCCAAATATGGCGGCGGTCGTGGTGGCTCTTAAGCCTGAGGCTCAAACTGACTACAGGACGGTCATGGAAAAGGCCACCACGCTAAAACTGGCGGAACTTGGAGTTGATCACCTCAAAGTGCGCAAGTCGGCCACAGGGGCGCGAATCATTGAGGTCCCCGGAGCGCAGAGCAGCCAAGCGGCTGACAACCTGGCAGACCGACTCCGTGATCTAATAGGCGATGTGGCAGATGTATACCGGCCAGTAAAAAAAGCAGAAATTAAGATTTCCGGATTTAACGAGTCCGTCACTCCGGAGATCATAAAAAAGGAGGTTGCCGCCAGAGGCAATTGTAAAGAGGAGCAGGTGATGGTTGGCGCAATCAGAATGGCAGCAAATGGGTCCGGCTCAGTCATCATACGCTGCCCACTAACAACGGCTAAAGTGGTCGTCACAGCAGGACGCATTGTGCTCGGATGGTCAGCGGCGCGTGTAGAGGCTCTGGAACAGCTACCTTTACGCTGTTACCGCTGCATGGGGACGGGACATACGAGGCCTCTGTGCCCGTCTCCGGTGGATAGAGGCAACTGGTGCTACAGGTGCAGCAAACCAGGTCACATGAGCAAGGACTGCACTGCGTTGGCCCCCTGGTGCGCTGTATGCCACCACGCGGGACTAAAGGCGGGGCATGTGATGGGCGGGCAAGCTTGCACCCCCCCACCAGTTAGAGGGAAGGAAGCCTGCACTGCTGGCCCTGGTGCTGCTGCCGCGGCCGCTTCCCCGAATGTACCTGAAAATCGGACGGAACAACAACTTATGGATATTTAA